In the genome of Notamacropus eugenii isolate mMacEug1 chromosome 7, mMacEug1.pri_v2, whole genome shotgun sequence, the window ACTCTGATACCCAGTTAGATGGGACACACAGTCCCATCCAAAGACACAGAGCCTCAGACACACACAGTCAGAGCTACAGATCCACACATACACAACACTAGACAGTCACAATCCAACACACATATACAGCACTGGAAATGGGGACCCACAGGTACTACTGTGGATAAGCAAGCACCACCATCTGCTCCTTTAGGGGTCCTATATGGTATGTTTCTCCAGCAGAAGCAGCACCATGGTACTGAGCTCCCAAGAAGTCCCTTGGaatgaagaggatgaggaagTGGTAAAGACATGGTCTCACAGTTGGGAGAAGCCCTGGCACTGCCCCAGGGCGATAGTGTTAATTACCTGCCTATGCCAGGGTGGTGAGGTTGAGATGAAAGAGGCTGGGGAGGGCCTATCCCTAGCCTGTTACCCAATCTGGTCATCCCTGTCCCCTTCTTTGATCACTGTTTATTGTGGATTTGAGGACATTAACTGTATCCTTGCAGCTTTTGAAAAGTGCACTCAGCACTCTGACCGTAGGCTTGGCTAAGAGGTACATAAGGGAGGAGGAAGCAGGGTGGCTACATTCCGACCTCAGCAGCTTTCTCCGATTTCCCTTTTGCAGGAGGTGGGTCCCACAATGGTGGGAGACGAGTTCTCTGACAAGGAGCTGATGGGATACCTGGGGGCCACAAAAAGGCATGTGCTGGGAAACCTCTTGTAAGTAGAAGGGACAACCTTGGGCCCTCCCCTTTCTCACCATCATCTCAGTTTAtggacaacccccccccccccccaccctagaCTGTTATCAATGAAAAGTTAGCATCCAGATACCTTCTTTTTCCTTGGGCAATTCTAGCCTTTCGGAGAATTCAGTGTCTTTTACAGCAGTCTCCCAACTACTGCTTCTGCCTTGGACACTGGCCCTGCTTTCAACTCACAAAGCAGGGCAGCAGGGCAAATCAGTGCTTTCTACAGTATTGTGGCTTCTGAAACCACATCGTTTCGGCATATAACTCTCGTTCCCCTTCTGTGCTTTCTCACCATGGCACCTAACCAGCTTTGTTCTAAGCCTGGCCTCCTAGGCAATAGGTGGAAACTAGAGGGAAGCAGTTCTTTCCTCAAGAGAGAGGTAATTAACTAAAGAATGAATCCCACAGCCTGGAGAGCCAGGAGGCACAGGGTAAAGCCTCTGTTTTGCTGCTGCAGATAAGTGAGCTGGCCACTTCCTCCACACTTTTCATAATATTGTAATCATAATACTGTAATCTGTACCCTGTTAAGACAGCTTCCTTTCTACCAGCTTAGCATTAATACATCAACCAGGCTGCTAGGAAGGGGAAGAGACCTGCCCACAACGGTTCTTAGCTCCTGATCATGGAGATGCCATATTACGGTGACAACTTAGGCAACAGGGTGTTGAGACGAGAGAGGGGTGCTGAGCCCAGCCAATGGTTCTAGGCCTCAGATGGGGGCCGCTATAATGATTACTCCCTTACCTTGAGTTATCAACTCAAGAGATGAGCCCTATGGGCCCAACCAAACTTGATTGAAGAGGAATTAAGCATTCTTATTGCCAAGAAGATGTAAACAAACCCTGGTGCTTCAGTGGGGTCAGTCTGGTGTCTCTTACTGGGGGCAGGGGGGAAGCAGCCCTTTTCCTGCCAGGCCTCACACATTCCCCTCACCCATCTCTCTACAGTTGGGAATATTATGTCAACGACCCACCCAGAATCGTTCTGGATAAACTGGAGGTCCGGGGCTATCGTGTGGTGAGCATGACAGGCGTGGGCCAGACACTTGTGTGGTGTCTACACAAGGAGTAGCTATCTCTCACCCAAGCTTTTGCCTCCTCTCTGGCCCACACCCACCTGGAGAGGTCCCTGTGTACCAGCTGCCTCATCCTCCCAAGCCCTTGTGTAAGGATAGCCAAGCTCCTTGCCTGTGTGGAGTGCTGCTCCCTGACCTGTCTATCTCCCTAGCCAGCATCTACAGCCTTCTCAGAACTGAGGCAGTCAGTGACTGAAGTCCCTATCTGCCGAGGTAGCACGGTTATTGAAGCCCCTTCTTGCCCCCACCTTGTCCTCACAGCTGCCCCACCTGCTCTGTTCCTGACTCGGTGGCCCTGTGCAGGC includes:
- the GCHFR gene encoding GTP cyclohydrolase 1 feedback regulatory protein isoform X1, with translation MPYLLISTQIRMEVGPTMVGDEFSDKELMGYLGATKRHVLGNLFWEYYVNDPPRIVLDKLEVRGYRVVSMTGVGQTLVWCLHKE
- the GCHFR gene encoding GTP cyclohydrolase 1 feedback regulatory protein isoform X2, producing MPYLLISTQIRMEVGPTMVGDEFSDKELMGYLGATKRHVLGNLFWEYYVNDPPRIVLDKLEVRGYRVLPHLLCS